A genomic segment from Amygdalobacter nucleatus encodes:
- a CDS encoding ABC transporter substrate-binding protein — MKKVLASVLALSMSAVLLTACSKKPETKENKPAEKVAESKAQTESKSAESEKPAAKGQVYYLNFKPEQDEQWQELAQVYTKETGVPVKVVTAASGQYETNLQAEMSKSEAPTLFQVNGPVGLKNWQDTCLDLTGSKIAEQLTNEGYLLKGTDGKPYGIAYVVESYGLITNKTLLEKAGFKTDDIKSFADLKKVAETITSKKADLGFAAFTSAGMDKSSDWRFKTHLANLPIYHEYQTDKIDNTDAIKGTYLKNYRDIWNLYINNSTVDPKQLSAKTGDDSRNEFLAGNAVFFQNGSWEYANLVGEGKFKDEDLTMLPIYIGVGDEAKQGLCTGTENFWCVNKNAKPEDIQATLDFINWCVTSEVGTKAMCGTEKAMPSGKDGMGFVIPFKKAIPSKNVFVQADATYTKAGLNPVAWTFSTMPSEEWKNGVGSALTAYAADQTDANWNLVQQAFVEGWAKEAKLSADK, encoded by the coding sequence ATGAAGAAAGTATTAGCTTCAGTTTTAGCATTGAGTATGAGTGCTGTTCTTTTGACAGCTTGCTCCAAGAAGCCAGAGACAAAAGAAAATAAGCCAGCTGAGAAAGTAGCTGAAAGCAAGGCTCAGACAGAGAGCAAATCAGCTGAATCAGAGAAGCCAGCAGCTAAAGGACAAGTTTATTATCTTAACTTCAAACCTGAACAAGATGAGCAATGGCAAGAATTGGCTCAAGTTTATACAAAAGAGACAGGCGTACCTGTAAAGGTTGTTACAGCTGCTTCTGGCCAATATGAGACAAACTTACAAGCTGAAATGAGTAAGAGTGAAGCTCCTACTTTGTTCCAAGTTAACGGCCCAGTTGGTTTGAAGAACTGGCAGGATACATGCTTGGATTTGACAGGCAGCAAGATTGCTGAACAATTAACTAACGAGGGTTATTTGCTCAAAGGTACAGACGGCAAGCCATATGGTATTGCTTATGTTGTTGAGAGCTACGGTTTGATTACAAACAAGACTTTGTTGGAAAAAGCTGGCTTCAAGACTGATGATATTAAGTCATTTGCTGATTTGAAGAAGGTAGCTGAAACTATCACTTCTAAGAAGGCAGATTTGGGCTTTGCAGCCTTTACATCAGCTGGTATGGATAAATCCTCTGACTGGCGTTTCAAGACCCATTTGGCTAACTTACCAATCTATCATGAATACCAAACTGACAAGATTGATAACACAGATGCTATCAAGGGTACATACTTGAAGAACTATCGTGACATTTGGAATCTTTACATCAACAATTCAACAGTAGATCCTAAGCAATTGTCTGCTAAGACAGGCGATGACTCCCGTAATGAGTTCTTAGCTGGTAATGCTGTCTTCTTCCAAAATGGTTCATGGGAATATGCTAACTTGGTTGGCGAAGGCAAATTCAAGGATGAAGATTTGACAATGTTGCCAATTTACATTGGTGTTGGCGATGAAGCTAAGCAAGGCTTATGCACAGGTACAGAGAACTTCTGGTGTGTTAATAAGAATGCTAAGCCAGAAGACATTCAAGCTACATTAGATTTCATCAACTGGTGTGTAACTTCTGAAGTTGGTACAAAGGCTATGTGCGGTACTGAAAAGGCAATGCCTTCAGGTAAGGACGGTATGGGCTTCGTTATTCCTTTCAAAAAGGCTATTCCTTCTAAGAATGTTTTCGTCCAAGCTGATGCTACATACACCAAGGCTGGTTTGAATCCAGTTGCTTGGACATTCTCCACAATGCCATCTGAAGAATGGAAGAATGGTGTTGGTAGTGCTTTGACAGCTTATGCAGCTGATCAGACAGATGCTAATTGGAACTTAGTTCAACAGGCTTTCGTTGAAGGCTGGGCTAAAGAAGCTAAGTTAAGCGCCGATAAATAA
- a CDS encoding aminotransferase class V-fold PLP-dependent enzyme encodes MKDENQQQKAEQAALRSPLLMHLRNGKHRERISFSLPGNANGLLYPQFLKDDYLAYDLTELSITEDLNDPGPAIQAAEANAAKACGASQAIFITLGSSVAIKAMIGGACGRKGTLLTALDVHKSALQAAELLDLGLLFLNLDTIENPSKLPNLLKEHPGISAVYLTTPDFYGHCYDISKIAAALADTNVLLIVDSAHGAHFPFGKHLLPKFAIDQGADLVVCSAHKTLPAPTPTSLILIGRRMMEKRPDLDSRKIRNLAATFTSTSPPLMLGVGLDYAVSYMDMYGVEETAKLLEHVNEFIAKLPEGLHRVDLGISSDSKVLASNPASSTDHPTHDPLRMVIDCANLCPGPRLAHDLMANKINPEMADLCRVVLIPHFGQPKAEFDRTLEVINKLVAEYRKIKWPSDLQTANLRRLDAYYRKRLQVPAFSNKPYHPAACLNLDWRQDTIWVNIDEAKDKFVAEALIPYPPGIPLLWPGDKLNQDDIELFKSLIHHEINVHGTRLIGDEIKVPILKSATENFSSTLEY; translated from the coding sequence ATGAAAGACGAAAACCAACAACAAAAAGCTGAACAAGCAGCTTTACGATCACCTCTCTTGATGCATTTGCGAAACGGTAAGCATCGCGAACGCATTTCTTTTTCTCTGCCTGGTAATGCCAACGGCTTGCTCTATCCGCAGTTTTTGAAAGATGACTATTTAGCCTACGATCTGACAGAACTCTCTATCACAGAGGATTTGAACGATCCTGGACCGGCTATTCAAGCTGCTGAAGCTAACGCAGCTAAAGCTTGCGGTGCCAGCCAAGCCATCTTTATCACACTCGGTTCATCAGTCGCTATCAAAGCTATGATTGGTGGTGCATGTGGTCGTAAAGGTACTCTACTTACAGCATTAGACGTACACAAATCAGCCTTACAAGCAGCAGAATTGCTTGATTTAGGTTTACTTTTTCTCAATCTCGATACTATCGAAAATCCAAGCAAATTACCTAATCTTCTCAAAGAACACCCAGGAATTAGCGCCGTTTATTTAACAACGCCTGATTTCTATGGTCATTGCTATGATATTTCGAAAATTGCAGCTGCGTTGGCTGACACTAACGTGCTTCTTATCGTAGATAGCGCCCACGGTGCGCACTTCCCATTTGGCAAGCATTTATTGCCTAAATTCGCAATTGACCAAGGAGCTGATTTGGTTGTCTGTTCAGCTCACAAGACTTTGCCAGCCCCAACTCCTACCTCGCTTATTTTGATTGGCCGTAGGATGATGGAGAAGCGCCCAGATTTGGATAGTCGTAAGATTCGTAACTTGGCTGCTACTTTCACTTCAACTAGCCCACCGCTTATGTTAGGTGTCGGTTTGGACTATGCAGTTTCTTATATGGATATGTATGGCGTTGAAGAAACAGCCAAACTCTTAGAGCATGTCAATGAATTCATCGCTAAGTTGCCTGAGGGCTTACACCGTGTTGATCTTGGTATAAGTAGCGACAGTAAGGTATTAGCAAGTAATCCAGCTAGTTCAACTGATCACCCTACCCATGATCCACTCAGAATGGTCATTGATTGTGCTAATCTCTGCCCAGGCCCTCGTCTAGCTCATGATCTCATGGCTAACAAAATCAATCCTGAAATGGCTGATCTCTGCCGTGTCGTTTTAATTCCACACTTTGGTCAACCTAAAGCTGAATTTGATCGCACCTTGGAAGTTATCAACAAGCTTGTAGCGGAATATCGTAAAATAAAATGGCCAAGTGATTTGCAAACAGCTAACTTACGTCGCCTCGATGCTTATTATCGCAAGCGTTTGCAAGTACCGGCTTTCAGCAATAAGCCCTATCATCCAGCTGCTTGTCTCAATTTGGATTGGCGTCAAGATACTATCTGGGTCAATATTGACGAGGCAAAAGACAAATTTGTCGCCGAGGCTCTGATCCCTTATCCACCAGGAATTCCGCTCTTGTGGCCTGGCGATAAGTTGAATCAAGATGATATTGAGCTGTTCAAGTCCTTGATTCATCATGAAATTAATGTACATGGTACAAGGTTAATTGGTGACGAAATTAAAGTGCCGATTTTGAAATCAGCAACTGAAAATTTCAGCAGCACCTTAGAATACTAA